The window AAATCCTTGGGCGTGCCGCTGCCCAGCGGTCCGACCAAGGCCGACCAGCGAATGTTCGCCCCCGTGGCGGACAAGGCGCACACACCCGCCTACGACACGGCCTGGCTGAAAATGATGTACCCGGGGCACAAGGAGGCACTGGCCACCATCGACCAGGAGATCGCGAGCACACGGAACAGCCAGGTCAAGGCGTACGCCGAGATGGCCCGTCCGATCATCCAGGCCCACCTGGCCATGGTCTACGGCGCCAAGTGCCACACGCCCCCGAGCACGGGCTGACCCGCCGGTGCAGGAGGTCCGGGTACCGCGGCGGGGCGGATCCTCTCGGGGGGTTCCGCCCCTGCCCGCGTCGGGTTGTCGGCGTGCGCGCCGCCCGAGGGTGTTCGCCCCGGTGCCGTCACACCGGGGAACGGCATATGGTCCGTATATGGGTGATGCTCGACTGCTCGCCGTGGGTGGAGCGGCACGGGGCTGCCGCTGTTCCACGCCGGCGCGGGTGCCCGAGCCGGCCGGGCAGGTGACGCGCTGGGCGGCGACCGGTGCCGGCGCCCGGAGGTGAAGCGTGTCCGACGCGCTCACCGGCCCTTCCGCCGCCGGCTCCGATCCCGGGACGGTGGGCGCCGTCCTCGGCCGGCTCGCGCGGGACACCGGCGCCTACGCGAGCGCCGTCTATCTGATGCCGCCGGACCGGCAGGTGCTGCAACTCGCCATGCTGAGCGGTGTCCCGATGCGGATCGCCTCGCCCTGGTCCCGGGTGGCGCTCGCCGCCGCGACTCCGGTGAGCGACGCGGTGCGCGAACGGCGGCTGGTGTGGATCGGCGGTCAGGAGGAGCTGGCGCGCCGCTATCCGCAACTGGCGCTCGTCCTCCCCCACCCCTTCGCCATGGCCGCCGCACCGATCGTCACCGGCGACCGGGCATGGGGTGGAGTGGTGCTGCACTGGGCCGCCACCCACGCGTCCGCGCTGAGCGCACAGGAGCGGGACGCCATCTCCGGTGCCTGCCACCACCTGGGGCTCCTTCTGCGGGAGGCCGCCGCCGGCGGACACCCGGTGCTGGCCGGTCCGGAACCGCGGGTGCTGCCCACGCTGCGGCCCCGTGCCACCGCGCCGGCCGAGGCACAGGCCGCGGTCGACTTCGCCGAGCGCCTCCCCAGCGGCTGCTGCGCGCTCGACCAGGACGGCAGGATCACCTTCCTCACCACCGCCGCCGCCGAGCTCCTCGACGCCGACATCCCCGACCTTCTGGGCAGGCGGCCCTGGGAGGCGCTGCCGTGGCTGGACAACCCCGTGGCCGAGGACCGCTACCGGGCGGCGACGCTCAGCCGTCAGCCGACGTCCTTCACCGCCCGGCGACCCCCGGACCAGTGGCTGTCCTTCCACCTCTACCCGGACGCGTCCGGCATCAGCGTGCGCGTCGTCCCCACGCAGTCGGGCGGCACCGTCGTTCCCCCGCACCTGCTGCACCCCGCGCCCGCCGCCGGACCGGGCCGCGCCACGGCGCTCTACCACCTGATGCATCTGGCCGCGACCCTCACCGAGGCCGTCGGCGTGCGGGACGTCGTCGAGAAGGTCGCCGATCAGGTCCTTCCGGCCTTCGGCGCCCAGGCCCTCGCACTCATGGCCACGGAGGAGGCCCGGCTGCGGATCATCGGGTTCCGCGGCTACTCCGCCGAGATCCTGCACCGCTTCGACGCCGCCCCGCTGACCTCGGACACGCCCTCCGTGCACGTCCTGACAACGGGTGCCGCCAGG of the Streptomyces sp. 1222.5 genome contains:
- a CDS encoding DUF4142 domain-containing protein translates to MKQYNRSVSIALVAVSVVGVSAGIASADGMAPSHAQSDKAFVAFMANVNVSEIAAGSNAQKNATSECVRQAGHVLYDNHTQLEVKLKPVAKSLGVPLPSGPTKADQRMFAPVADKAHTPAYDTAWLKMMYPGHKEALATIDQEIASTRNSQVKAYAEMARPIIQAHLAMVYGAKCHTPPSTG
- a CDS encoding SpoIIE family protein phosphatase, encoding MSDALTGPSAAGSDPGTVGAVLGRLARDTGAYASAVYLMPPDRQVLQLAMLSGVPMRIASPWSRVALAAATPVSDAVRERRLVWIGGQEELARRYPQLALVLPHPFAMAAAPIVTGDRAWGGVVLHWAATHASALSAQERDAISGACHHLGLLLREAAAGGHPVLAGPEPRVLPTLRPRATAPAEAQAAVDFAERLPSGCCALDQDGRITFLTTAAAELLDADIPDLLGRRPWEALPWLDNPVAEDRYRAATLSRQPTSFTARRPPDQWLSFHLYPDASGISVRVVPTQSGGTVVPPHLLHPAPAAGPGRATALYHLMHLAATLTEAVGVRDVVEKVADQVLPAFGAQALALMATEEARLRIIGFRGYSAEILHRFDAAPLTSDTPSVHVLTTGAARFFGTFTDLKRAYPPPVLQDGMAAWAFLPLITSGRPVGSLVLAYDRPRTFPPEERSFLSSMAGLIAQALDRARLYDAKQQLAHNLQAGLLPRTLPGVPGLDVAARYLPASRGMEIGGDFYDLIRLDESTAAAAIGDVQGHNVQAATLMGQVRTAVHATAGASPGEVLARTNRLLNDLDAGLFTSCLYAYLDLDRQSACLATAGHPPPILRHPDGRTEILHLPPGVLLGIDPAADYPTTDVPFPPGSVLALYTDGLVEAPGTDIEDAIDALADRLAQARERTMDALADTLIDKARLTEPRSDDIALLLIHPQRTPR